A genomic window from Triticum urartu cultivar G1812 chromosome 7, Tu2.1, whole genome shotgun sequence includes:
- the LOC125520293 gene encoding deSI-like protein At4g17486 — translation MTRGPMPSQTHLTVTPPPGRKEIVSGPDSDSLARRRLVVFPFRPSPQAPSQFRIASLAPDQNPNPRSTYGLAVDWRASPATLLGISLERGGRGEAMGGAISVGAAATGEYPVVLNVYDLTPLNNYVHWCGLGIFHSAVEVHGSEYSFGAHDLPTSGVFEVEPKSCPGFLYRSSIFIGLTSLHPLEFRDFIQRMASEYHGDTYHLISKNCNHFTDDLSTRLTGKPIPGWVNRLAKLGAFCNCLLPESMRLESTETKNLTDYHFSDDSNLTINDNFDDDDIEDKHLLSESSVSENAIVKEVHR, via the exons ATGACACGCGGACCCATGCCATCGCAGACCCACCTGACTGTGACTCCACCACCGGGACGCAAGGAAATTGTTTCCGGACCCGACTCCGACTCGCTCGCTCGTCGTCGACTCGTCGTCTTCCCTTTCCGTCCCTCACCCCAAGCTCCGTCGCAGTTCCGCATCGCCTCCCTCGCCCCAGAtcaaaaccctaaccctaggaGCACTTACGGCCTCGCCGTCGACTGGCGCGCGTCCCCGGCGACCCTGCTCGGGATCTCCTTGGAGAGGGGAGGAAGGGGGGAGGCGATGGGCGGCGCGATCTCCGTCGGCGCAGCGGCGACGGGGGAGTACCCGGTGGTTCTCAACGTGTACGACCTCACGCCTCTAAACAACTACGTCCACTGGTGCGGCCTCGGCATCTTCCACTCCGCCGTCGAAG TCCATGGATCGGAGTACAGTTTTGGAGCTCATGACCTTCCAACAAGTGGTGTTTTTGAGGTTGAACCAAAGAGCTGTCCAGGCTTCTTGTACAGATCTTCAATTTTCATAGGCCTTACAAGTCTACATCCCTTGGAATTTCGAGATTTCATTCAGAGAATGGCCTCGGAGTATCATGGGGATACATACCACCTCATTTCTAAGAATTGTAACCACTTCACGGATGATCTCAGCACCAGATTGACAGGAAAGCCAATTCCTGGTTGGGTTAACCGACTTGCTAAGCTAG GTGCGTTTTGCAACTGCCTTCTACCAGAAAGTATGCGGTTGGAGTCAACTGAGACAAAGAACCTCACGGACTACCATTTCTCTG ATGATTCCAACTTAACCATCAATGACAACTTTGACGATGACGACATTGAAGACAAACACTTGCTTTCAGAATCTTCTGTCAGTGAAAATGCAATTGTAAAGGAAGTCCACAGGTGA